One stretch of Wolbachia endosymbiont of Armadillidium arcangelii DNA includes these proteins:
- a CDS encoding CCA tRNA nucleotidyltransferase — MRIDHETSVIIDAIEKFGGEARLVGGCVRDSILQRDVHDIDLTTNLLPDQAIEALKLRNIKTIPTGLKHGTITAILNQRFFEITTLRHDVKCDGRHAKVEFTNDWQADASRRDFTFNALYADKHGHIYDYFGGTQDLKARRLNFIGNAEDRIKEDYLRILRAFRFHAKICIGDLSDEILDVCKKYSHMIQNLSGERIREEVFKLLECNDPVPTLKSMQKSDVLQKIIPKEVKCEILFSKLLLGADALVKLALLLRTAGSLGEDVSKFLRLSNKQKKKLLFLLSSNIKTELSEKEQKKYISLFGIELYCDLMKICGIESETNVDEYISFANTFNIPKFPLSGNDLISIGHQPGKSLGRSLELLRQHWENSSYTLTKEELILYAKSFI, encoded by the coding sequence ATGCGAATTGATCACGAAACTAGTGTAATTATTGATGCTATAGAGAAATTTGGTGGTGAGGCAAGGCTTGTTGGTGGGTGTGTTAGAGATTCAATTTTGCAGCGTGACGTTCACGACATTGACCTTACTACCAATCTTCTGCCTGATCAAGCAATTGAAGCGTTAAAACTCCGTAATATAAAAACTATTCCAACTGGCTTAAAACATGGAACTATCACTGCAATCTTAAATCAGAGGTTTTTTGAAATTACGACACTAAGGCATGATGTAAAGTGTGACGGTAGGCATGCAAAGGTAGAATTTACCAATGATTGGCAAGCTGATGCTTCAAGGCGCGACTTTACGTTTAATGCTCTTTATGCAGACAAGCATGGCCATATATACGATTACTTTGGTGGCACTCAGGACTTGAAGGCGCGAAGGTTAAACTTTATAGGCAACGCTGAAGATAGAATTAAAGAAGACTATCTACGTATTTTAAGAGCATTTCGTTTTCACGCTAAAATATGCATAGGAGATTTAAGTGATGAAATATTAGATGTATGCAAAAAATATTCACACATGATCCAAAATCTTTCTGGAGAGAGAATAAGAGAAGAAGTATTTAAATTGCTGGAGTGCAATGATCCTGTTCCAACACTTAAGAGCATGCAAAAATCTGATGTTCTACAAAAAATTATTCCAAAAGAAGTAAAATGTGAAATTTTATTCTCAAAACTTCTTCTCGGCGCTGATGCATTAGTAAAATTAGCGTTGCTTCTTAGGACTGCCGGAAGTCTTGGAGAAGACGTGAGCAAGTTTTTACGTCTTTCAAATAAGCAAAAGAAAAAGCTATTATTTTTACTATCGAGCAATATCAAAACAGAGCTTTCAGAGAAAGAGCAAAAAAAATACATATCTTTATTTGGTATAGAATTATATTGTGATTTAATGAAGATTTGTGGTATTGAGTCTGAAACAAATGTTGATGAATATATTTCATTTGCTAATACATTCAATATTCCAAAATTTCCTTTATCTGGCAATGATTTAATAAGTATAGGTCACCAGCCAGGAAAAAGTTTGGGTAGGAGTTTAGAATTGCTAAGACAACACTGGGAAAACAGCTCCTACACTTTAACAAAAGAGGAGCTGATACTTTATGCTAAAAGTTTTATTTAG